The window GCCCGCGAAGATCGCCGTAGGCGGTTCGTCGAGCGCTAGCAGGTCGGCCGCATGGCGCGCGCCGCCTGTGAGGTGAAAGTCGCCAAAGCGGATCCACTCTTCGCGGATCGGCAGGCCAGCGGCGTTCATAGCGGAACGGTAGCCGTCGATGCGCGCGAGGGAGCACATCATGTCTTCGGGTCCCGTAATGGCGGCAATGCGGCGGTGCCCGAGTTCGATCAAGTGCCGAACGGCCGCAAGGCCCCCTGCCCAGTTAGCCGAGCCGACCGCTGGCACGTCGGGCGACGGATCGCCGGCCGGATCCACAATGACAAAGGGGATGCTGCGCGCGGCAAGGGCGGACCGAAACTGTTCGGGCAGATCGGAGAAGACGAGCACGACTCCGACCGGACGGCGGCTGAGTACGCCCTCAAGCCACTCTGACCCGGGAGCGTGACGGGTTCCGCTCTCGGTGAGCACAACGCTCATGCCCCTCTCTGAGGCCACGCTTTCCACCCCGCGGATGAGCTCCATCGACCAGGCGCTTTCGAGTTCGTGAAAAACCAGTTCGATGAGTCGCGAGCGCGTGGTGGTTGCGGCACGGCGCTGATACCCGTTGCGCTCAAG is drawn from Salinibacterium hongtaonis and contains these coding sequences:
- a CDS encoding LacI family DNA-binding transcriptional regulator; its protein translation is MSTIPTEPRVTLAALAAEAGVSLATASKVLNGRPDVAAATRLRVESLLERNGYQRRAATTTRSRLIELVFHELESAWSMELIRGVESVASERGMSVVLTESGTRHAPGSEWLEGVLSRRPVGVVLVFSDLPEQFRSALAARSIPFVIVDPAGDPSPDVPAVGSANWAGGLAAVRHLIELGHRRIAAITGPEDMMCSLARIDGYRSAMNAAGLPIREEWIRFGDFHLTGGARHAADLLALDEPPTAIFAGSDLQALGVLETARTLGMRVPDDLSVVGYDDIPLASWVSPRLTTVHQPLMEMAKEATRLVIRLSEGQLASPPRMDLATSLVVRESTAALAR